The following proteins are co-located in the Antricoccus suffuscus genome:
- a CDS encoding DUF456 domain-containing protein, with product MSLQIIVTVMAGLLLVVAAIGTIVPVLPGSLLALLTLLGWAWTLDAPPAWVMGGLGMALVLIGWSASLVLTGRKLKERKVPGRSVLVGGIFAVVGMFVVPVVGLFVGFTLGLFLSELQRRANAAEAWSAAIAALKATGVGILIEFCCACLAGSMWAIGVVWYFVAA from the coding sequence GTGAGTTTGCAAATCATCGTCACAGTAATGGCCGGATTACTCCTTGTCGTCGCCGCGATCGGCACGATCGTTCCGGTGCTGCCCGGAAGCCTGCTGGCGCTGTTGACACTGCTGGGGTGGGCCTGGACCCTCGATGCGCCACCGGCGTGGGTCATGGGCGGGCTCGGCATGGCGCTGGTGCTCATCGGATGGTCCGCGTCGCTGGTGCTGACCGGTCGCAAGCTCAAGGAACGCAAGGTCCCCGGCAGGTCGGTGCTGGTCGGCGGGATCTTCGCCGTCGTCGGGATGTTCGTGGTTCCGGTGGTCGGTTTATTCGTCGGCTTCACGCTCGGCCTGTTCCTCAGCGAACTGCAGCGGCGCGCCAATGCTGCCGAGGCCTGGTCCGCGGCGATCGCCGCGTTGAAAGCGACCGGCGTCGGGATCCTGATCGAGTTTTGCTGCGCGTGCCTGGCCGGTTCGATGTGGGCGATCGGCGTCGTTTGGTACTTCGTCGCCGCCTAG
- a CDS encoding glycine betaine ABC transporter substrate-binding protein yields MKRNLRASLIAVAAVFSLTLGACSSNTDVSKGDSGGAASGGSIGKNYDLKGASFKVGSKEFTESVILGQITIAALDAAGGKAADKTGISGTDTVRAALTSGEIDMYWDYTGTGWVNILGNSTTDVPTDLYKAVSEADKANGVTWLPPAPLNNTYAIAAKKDWASKNKIESISDAAAYIAKNPNDGTICAASEFLNRDDGLPGVEKAYGTKFKVTELDLNLIFPQVGKDCNFGEVTSTDARVKSNDLVVLKDDKKFFVEYNAALTVKTDVLDKNPDIAKIFAPISKKLTSETMLGLNAKVDIDGDKPAAVAKEFLKKNGFID; encoded by the coding sequence TTGAAGAGGAATTTACGCGCGAGCCTGATCGCCGTTGCAGCCGTTTTTAGCCTGACACTCGGCGCATGCTCATCGAACACCGACGTCAGCAAGGGCGACTCGGGCGGCGCCGCATCCGGCGGCTCGATCGGCAAGAACTACGACCTCAAAGGCGCGTCGTTCAAGGTCGGCTCCAAGGAGTTCACCGAATCGGTCATCCTCGGCCAGATCACGATCGCCGCGCTGGACGCGGCCGGCGGCAAGGCGGCGGACAAGACCGGCATCAGCGGCACCGACACCGTGCGCGCGGCGCTGACCTCCGGCGAGATCGACATGTACTGGGACTACACCGGCACCGGCTGGGTCAACATCCTCGGCAACTCCACGACCGACGTACCGACCGATCTTTACAAGGCCGTGTCCGAGGCAGACAAGGCCAACGGCGTGACGTGGCTGCCGCCGGCGCCGCTGAACAACACCTACGCCATCGCGGCCAAGAAAGACTGGGCCTCGAAGAACAAGATCGAGTCGATCTCCGACGCCGCGGCGTACATCGCGAAGAACCCCAACGACGGCACGATCTGCGCGGCCAGCGAATTCCTCAACCGCGACGACGGCCTGCCGGGCGTGGAGAAGGCCTATGGGACCAAGTTCAAGGTCACCGAACTCGACCTCAACCTGATCTTCCCGCAGGTCGGCAAGGACTGTAACTTCGGCGAAGTCACCTCCACCGACGCGCGGGTGAAGTCCAACGACCTCGTCGTACTGAAGGACGACAAGAAGTTCTTCGTCGAGTACAACGCGGCGCTGACGGTGAAGACCGACGTACTGGACAAGAACCCCGACATCGCGAAGATCTTCGCGCCGATCAGCAAGAAGCTCACCAGCGAGACCATGCTGGGGCTCAACGCCAAAGTCGACATCGACGGCGACAAGCCGGCCGCGGTCGCGAAGGAGTTCCTGAAGAAGAACGGCTTCATCGACTAA